A window of the Acidimicrobiales bacterium genome harbors these coding sequences:
- a CDS encoding ABC transporter ATP-binding protein, whose translation MSDVLLSLNELTVAFKTKKGMAQAVRGVTFDVHRGESIAVVGESGSGKSVTVLGLMGLLPRSAQIGGSAVFDGIELVGLPTHDMRAIRGNRISMIFQDPMTAFNPVYTIGDQIIEALEVHGKYAGKEATRRAIDLLELVGVPEPAQRVNQYPHEFSGGMRQRAMIAMAISNDPELLIADEPTTALDVTVQAQVMEVLSDIRAETGAAMILITHDLGLVAGAAERVEVMYGGRVFEEGTLEQVFYHPMNPYTRGLLSSMPRLDAIGDRLIPIEGTPPSIINMPSGCAFAPRCAHREGVCDERSATLEIIEPGHRSRCHLTSQLPAFSREVTA comes from the coding sequence ATGAGCGACGTACTGCTCTCGCTCAACGAGCTGACCGTCGCCTTCAAGACCAAGAAGGGCATGGCGCAGGCCGTTCGCGGCGTCACGTTCGACGTGCACCGCGGTGAGTCGATCGCTGTCGTCGGCGAGTCGGGTTCCGGCAAGTCGGTCACCGTGCTCGGCCTGATGGGGCTGCTGCCCCGATCGGCCCAGATCGGTGGCTCGGCCGTGTTCGATGGCATCGAACTGGTGGGCTTGCCAACGCACGACATGCGGGCCATCCGAGGCAACCGCATCTCAATGATCTTCCAAGACCCGATGACCGCCTTCAATCCGGTCTATACGATCGGCGATCAGATCATCGAAGCGCTCGAGGTCCACGGCAAGTACGCGGGCAAGGAGGCGACCCGGCGAGCCATCGATCTGCTCGAACTCGTCGGCGTGCCTGAGCCGGCCCAGCGGGTCAACCAGTACCCGCACGAGTTCTCGGGCGGCATGCGCCAGCGGGCCATGATCGCCATGGCCATCTCGAACGACCCCGAGTTGCTGATCGCCGACGAACCGACCACGGCGCTCGACGTCACGGTCCAAGCGCAGGTCATGGAGGTGCTGTCAGACATCCGTGCCGAGACCGGCGCAGCCATGATCCTGATCACCCACGACCTCGGTCTTGTGGCGGGCGCCGCCGAGCGAGTCGAAGTCATGTACGGCGGGCGGGTGTTCGAAGAAGGCACGCTCGAGCAGGTGTTCTACCACCCGATGAACCCGTACACCCGGGGCCTGCTCTCCTCGATGCCGCGGCTCGACGCGATCGGTGACCGGCTGATTCCGATCGAGGGAACGCCACCGAGCATCATCAACATGCCTTCCGGCTGCGCATTCGCTCCCCGGTGCGCCCATCGGGAAGGCGTCTGCGACGAGCGGTCGGCGACCCTCGAGATCATCGAGCCGGGCCACCGGTCGCGGTGTCAC